A stretch of the Haloplanus aerogenes genome encodes the following:
- a CDS encoding sulfatase-like hydrolase/transferase, with product MGNPNVLCLVLDCLRLDAITEADAPTIHALAEENLSFDACVTPANWSLPAHASLFTGEWPHDHGYYHREHHLDHLPLIESLTADGYDTVGVTANIYASSSHGFDHGFDRFYETRRPLNPCGLNPFANVRELQEDRTPRPRDYVQTLVDAATHDRPLASLDNFARAVALELDRRYAYSDHLPFVDTDSYGFLTRASDRSTDLLADEFARTADRDAPLFAFANYMDPHYPYEPPEAHFRAVTDGRWTLDDLRTMSPNFSNARQFRNAFFAGEVDEEAVELVRAAYRAEVRSVDEQIAHLLRALEDAGIRDETVVVITSDHGEGLGETDLRGERSMGHLDALNEHLWTVPLIVAHPDIEARTVEDRVSLRALYDLLTGDLGTFVDAGGAMWADYFDDDPVFFELPANPYHEESMRNYDHFEDWFVERESLTHTVMGFDGEWKVVADSRGEVDAYRGSDPADVAAAPADLRAACEDAVSRFPAVQGDVESDLSGDVEQQLRDLGYV from the coding sequence ATGGGGAACCCGAACGTCCTGTGTCTCGTCCTCGACTGCCTGCGACTCGACGCGATCACCGAGGCCGATGCCCCCACTATCCACGCCCTCGCCGAGGAGAACCTCTCCTTCGACGCCTGTGTCACCCCCGCGAACTGGTCGCTTCCGGCGCACGCCTCGCTTTTCACCGGCGAGTGGCCCCACGATCACGGCTACTACCATCGCGAACACCACCTCGATCACCTGCCGCTGATCGAATCGCTGACCGCCGACGGCTACGACACCGTCGGCGTCACCGCCAACATCTACGCCTCCAGTTCCCACGGGTTCGACCACGGCTTCGACCGCTTCTACGAGACGCGCCGCCCCCTGAATCCGTGCGGTCTCAATCCCTTCGCGAACGTCCGGGAGCTTCAGGAGGACCGCACGCCCCGCCCGCGGGACTACGTGCAGACCCTCGTCGACGCCGCGACCCACGACCGGCCGCTTGCCAGCCTCGACAACTTCGCCCGCGCCGTCGCGCTCGAACTCGACCGGCGGTACGCATACAGCGACCACCTCCCGTTCGTCGACACCGACTCCTACGGCTTCCTGACGCGGGCGTCGGACCGGTCGACCGACCTCCTCGCCGACGAGTTCGCGCGGACCGCCGACCGCGACGCCCCGCTGTTCGCGTTCGCGAACTACATGGACCCCCACTACCCCTACGAACCGCCCGAAGCGCATTTCCGGGCGGTGACGGACGGCCGGTGGACCCTCGACGACCTGCGAACCATGTCGCCGAACTTCTCGAACGCTCGGCAGTTCCGGAACGCTTTCTTCGCCGGCGAGGTCGACGAGGAAGCCGTCGAACTCGTGCGTGCCGCTTACCGCGCCGAGGTTCGGAGCGTCGACGAACAGATCGCCCACCTGCTCCGAGCGCTCGAAGACGCAGGCATCCGCGACGAGACGGTCGTCGTCATCACGTCCGACCACGGCGAGGGCCTGGGCGAGACCGACCTGCGCGGCGAGCGGAGCATGGGCCATCTGGACGCCCTGAACGAACACCTCTGGACGGTGCCGCTGATCGTGGCACACCCAGACATCGAGGCCCGAACCGTCGAGGATCGGGTGTCGCTCCGCGCGCTCTACGATCTGCTCACAGGCGACTTGGGTACGTTCGTCGACGCCGGCGGCGCCATGTGGGCCGACTACTTCGACGACGACCCCGTGTTCTTCGAACTTCCGGCGAACCCCTACCACGAGGAGTCGATGCGGAACTACGACCATTTCGAGGACTGGTTCGTCGAACGGGAGTCGCTGACGCACACTGTGATGGGGTTCGACGGGGAGTGGAAGGTCGTCGCGGACTCGCGGGGCGAAGTGGACGCGTATCGGGGGTCGGACCCGGCAGACGTGGCGGCCGCCCCCGCCGACCTGCGCGCCGCCTGTGAGGACGCAGTATCGCGGTTCCCGGCAGTCCAAGGTGACGTAGAGAGCGATCTGTCCGGCGACGTGGAACAACAGTTGCGGGACTTGGGGTACGTGTAG
- a CDS encoding sulfatase yields the protein MATANPNVLLVVLDSVRARNTSLHGYRRETTPRLDAFADRATTYRQARAPGIHSLASHASIFSGAHVAAHGLTSHGAQIDPGRTVWADLADRGYDTGFFTPNAVVTRSSNFGDAFDTVVGPKERQSAPFPDALSPSTVENINDTSYVDYLRLSLTSGRPIRSLVNGAAELAYDRLDRFAVDESGATYVPEFLDWHADRSGPWAACLNLMDAHYPYVPDDEHDRWGGSYLQRLHRETRGPYSTTFLSGEYLWKLRAFEALYDGAIRQADAHVDRLLGALRERGELDDTLVVVTSDHGEGFGEPSELEPTVELVDHSWGISEEVTHVPLVVKYPGQTEGRTVDRPATLTRFPAVVRAAVDGEGAAEADATDGDRSFAPDGPVLVSTERVTSPSEELPDACPNPERYAGPWRAVYEWRDGAVWKFSRRGDSALTQVIPNALERQVIERDEDVTSEVFDAIEPDPTVAAGNRDLDADVQSHLKELGYL from the coding sequence ATGGCGACGGCGAATCCGAACGTCCTGTTGGTCGTCCTCGACAGCGTTCGTGCCCGGAACACGAGCCTCCACGGCTACCGACGGGAGACCACCCCGCGACTCGACGCGTTCGCGGATCGGGCGACTACGTATAGGCAGGCGCGGGCGCCGGGCATCCACAGCCTCGCCAGTCACGCCAGCATCTTTTCGGGCGCCCACGTCGCGGCCCACGGCCTGACGAGCCACGGCGCGCAGATCGATCCCGGCCGAACCGTCTGGGCCGACCTCGCCGACCGCGGCTACGACACCGGCTTTTTCACCCCCAACGCCGTCGTCACGCGCTCCTCGAACTTCGGCGACGCGTTCGACACCGTCGTCGGGCCGAAAGAACGCCAGTCTGCACCCTTCCCCGACGCGCTCTCGCCCTCGACCGTCGAGAACATCAACGACACGTCCTACGTCGACTACCTCCGCCTGTCGCTCACGAGCGGCCGACCGATTCGCTCGCTCGTAAATGGCGCCGCCGAACTCGCCTACGACCGGCTGGATCGCTTCGCTGTCGACGAATCCGGGGCGACGTACGTTCCCGAATTCCTCGACTGGCACGCCGATCGTTCGGGGCCATGGGCGGCCTGTCTGAACCTGATGGACGCTCACTACCCGTACGTCCCGGACGACGAACACGACCGCTGGGGCGGATCGTACCTTCAGCGCCTCCACCGCGAGACTCGCGGTCCCTACTCCACGACCTTTCTCTCGGGCGAGTATCTCTGGAAACTCCGCGCGTTCGAGGCGCTGTACGACGGCGCGATCCGACAGGCCGACGCACACGTCGACCGCCTGCTCGGGGCGCTGAGAGAGCGGGGCGAGTTGGACGACACGCTCGTCGTCGTCACCAGCGACCACGGCGAAGGGTTCGGCGAGCCGAGCGAACTGGAGCCGACGGTCGAACTCGTCGATCATAGCTGGGGAATTTCCGAGGAGGTGACGCACGTCCCGCTGGTAGTCAAGTATCCCGGCCAAACCGAGGGCCGGACGGTCGACCGCCCGGCCACACTGACGCGGTTCCCGGCGGTGGTGCGGGCCGCCGTCGACGGTGAGGGTGCGGCGGAAGCGGACGCGACCGACGGCGACCGCTCGTTCGCCCCCGACGGCCCCGTCCTCGTCTCGACGGAGCGCGTCACGTCGCCGAGCGAGGAACTCCCCGACGCCTGCCCGAACCCCGAGCGGTACGCCGGCCCGTGGCGCGCCGTCTACGAGTGGCGCGACGGCGCGGTGTGGAAGTTCTCCCGGCGGGGCGACAGCGCGCTGACGCAGGTGATTCCGAATGCGCTCGAACGGCAGGTGATCGAACGCGACGAGGACGTGACGAGCGAGGTGTTCGACGCTATCGAGCCCGATCCGACCGTCGCGGCGGGGAATCGCGACCTCGACGCGGACGTACAGAGCCACCTGAAAGAGTTAGGCTATCTCTAG
- a CDS encoding oligosaccharide flippase family protein yields MRIGQTSLIVFVSKIAGSIAGFVATLYFARELGAGVLGTYSLVLAVVAWVGIGGKVGVTAAIRKRMSEGEDQAEFFTAGLCLMIGMFAVLSLVLYLLRNPVAMYIGEPVTGFVVLILFATLLNSMSGATLAGSHLVHVQGVLTPVRMTVRSLTQIGLVFLGLGLTGMLAGHAVGYALIGAVGVWLARPSLRLPARHHFAELFSYAKFAWLGSVERRTFGWVDVAVLGLFVTSDLIGVYSVAWTISTFLLTFGTSISSATFPEISNTTADAANQAAAPILEDSLRYAGLILIPGLVGTVILGSRILRIYGTEFTVGETVLTLLVAAVLLRSYQKQLITTLGAIDRPDLTFNVNAAFIGTNTLLNLGLVYLYGWVGAAVATALSAGIGTLLAYQYVMRLIDFDFPYRTIGKQVVAAAVCGAVAYGGLWIEETYKLLQHNFALVLLLVCLGAGAYFAVLFGISAEFRSTIRDNLPAKLVAVIY; encoded by the coding sequence ATGAGAATCGGCCAAACCTCGCTGATAGTCTTCGTCTCGAAGATCGCCGGGTCGATCGCGGGTTTCGTCGCGACGCTCTACTTCGCCCGCGAACTCGGTGCTGGCGTTCTCGGCACCTACTCGCTGGTGCTCGCGGTGGTGGCGTGGGTCGGGATCGGCGGGAAAGTGGGTGTCACCGCCGCCATTCGAAAGCGGATGAGCGAGGGCGAGGATCAGGCCGAGTTCTTCACTGCCGGCCTGTGTTTGATGATCGGAATGTTCGCGGTGCTGTCGCTGGTCCTGTATCTCCTCCGTAACCCGGTGGCGATGTACATCGGAGAGCCAGTGACCGGGTTCGTCGTCCTCATCCTGTTCGCCACGCTCCTGAATTCGATGAGCGGAGCGACGCTCGCCGGCAGTCATCTCGTCCACGTGCAGGGCGTGCTGACGCCGGTCCGGATGACGGTCCGGAGCCTCACGCAGATCGGACTGGTGTTTCTCGGCCTTGGGCTGACCGGAATGCTCGCCGGTCACGCGGTTGGCTACGCACTCATCGGGGCTGTGGGTGTCTGGCTCGCCCGTCCGTCGCTCCGGCTTCCCGCCCGACATCATTTCGCCGAACTGTTCTCGTACGCCAAGTTCGCGTGGCTCGGCTCGGTCGAACGGCGGACGTTCGGCTGGGTCGACGTCGCGGTGTTGGGCCTGTTCGTCACCTCCGACCTCATCGGTGTCTACTCCGTCGCGTGGACGATCAGCACCTTCCTGCTCACGTTCGGCACCTCGATCAGTAGCGCGACGTTCCCCGAGATCAGCAACACTACTGCCGACGCCGCGAACCAGGCCGCCGCGCCGATTCTCGAAGACTCTCTGCGTTACGCCGGCCTGATACTCATTCCCGGTCTCGTCGGGACGGTCATTCTCGGTTCCCGAATCCTCCGCATCTACGGCACCGAATTCACCGTCGGTGAGACGGTGTTGACACTGCTCGTCGCAGCCGTGTTGCTCCGCTCATACCAGAAACAACTCATCACGACGCTCGGTGCCATCGACCGCCCCGACCTCACGTTCAACGTCAATGCAGCCTTCATCGGCACGAACACGCTGTTGAATCTGGGGCTCGTGTATCTCTACGGATGGGTCGGCGCCGCGGTCGCCACCGCCCTCTCGGCCGGCATCGGGACGTTACTCGCGTACCAGTACGTCATGCGGCTGATCGACTTCGACTTTCCCTACCGTACGATCGGAAAACAGGTCGTCGCCGCGGCGGTGTGTGGGGCCGTCGCGTACGGTGGCCTCTGGATCGAGGAGACCTACAAACTCCTCCAGCACAACTTTGCGCTCGTCCTCCTGCTGGTCTGTCTCGGTGCAGGCGCGTATTTCGCGGTGCTGTTCGGTATCTCGGCGGAGTTCCGCTCCACGATCCGAGACAACCTGCCGGCAAAACTCGTAGCGGTGATCTACTGA
- the aglF gene encoding UTP--glucose-1-phosphate uridylyltransferase AglF yields the protein MKAVILAAGKGTRLRPLTEDKPKVLVDVDDKPLIEYAFDALIDIGVDEFVVVVGYKKEQLMERYDDAYRDVPITYAHQREQLGLAHALLTAEPYIDDDFMLMLGDNVFDANLGDVVNRQAEERADAAFLVEEVPWDEASRYGVCDTNEYGEITRVVEKPDDPPSNLVMTGFYTFTPAIFHACHLVQPSDRGEYELPDAIDLLIQSGRTIDAIRMDGWRIDVGYPEDREEAERRITDRDGGVETADGTSAETGTQG from the coding sequence ATGAAAGCCGTCATCCTCGCCGCCGGCAAGGGCACCCGTCTCCGCCCGCTGACGGAGGACAAACCGAAGGTGCTCGTCGATGTGGACGACAAACCACTCATCGAGTACGCCTTCGACGCCCTGATCGACATCGGCGTCGACGAGTTCGTCGTCGTCGTCGGCTACAAGAAAGAACAGCTCATGGAGCGCTACGACGACGCGTACCGCGACGTGCCGATCACGTACGCCCACCAGCGCGAGCAGTTGGGGCTCGCCCACGCGCTCCTGACGGCGGAGCCGTACATCGACGACGACTTCATGCTCATGCTCGGCGACAACGTCTTCGACGCGAACCTCGGCGACGTGGTGAACCGACAGGCCGAGGAGCGCGCCGACGCCGCCTTCCTCGTCGAGGAGGTGCCGTGGGACGAGGCGTCCCGGTACGGCGTCTGTGACACCAACGAGTACGGCGAGATCACACGTGTCGTCGAGAAGCCCGACGATCCGCCCTCCAACCTGGTGATGACCGGGTTCTACACGTTCACGCCGGCCATCTTCCACGCCTGCCACCTCGTCCAGCCCTCCGACCGCGGCGAGTACGAACTCCCGGACGCCATCGACCTGCTGATCCAGAGCGGACGCACCATCGACGCCATCCGGATGGACGGCTGGCGCATCGACGTGGGCTACCCCGAGGACCGCGAGGAGGCCGAACGGCGGATTACGGACAGAGATGGCGGAGTGGAAACAGCCGACGGGACGAGTGCTGAAACGGGAACGCAGGGATAA
- the aglJ gene encoding S-layer glycoprotein N-glycosyltransferase AglJ, whose protein sequence is MSGSDDVCVLVPTLDEGETIGDVVRDFRDAGFADVLVVDGGSTDDTQAVAREAGARVVEQTGTGKGQAVREAVREHVDAAYVLMLDGDGTYHADDAEAMLEPLRTGEAAHVIGDRFADMRSGAMTFLNRVGNRLINAAFGVIHHESFGDILSGYRAFTRESFDRMHLTADGFGIETEMAVECAKRDIPTTVVPITYYPRPAGSNTNLHPIRDGGIIFLELYRRAKTNNPLFYFGSLGTVSTATGFLVALYVGVEWVTQRVSHEVLAVVAAFAILVGVQLLMFGMLADLILSLHREQLRERE, encoded by the coding sequence ATGTCCGGGTCCGACGACGTCTGCGTCCTCGTCCCCACGCTCGACGAGGGGGAGACCATCGGCGACGTGGTCCGTGACTTCCGCGACGCGGGCTTCGCGGACGTGCTCGTCGTCGACGGGGGGTCGACGGACGACACCCAGGCCGTCGCCCGCGAGGCGGGCGCGCGTGTCGTCGAACAGACGGGCACCGGAAAGGGGCAGGCGGTCCGGGAGGCGGTGAGAGAACACGTCGACGCCGCGTACGTCCTCATGCTCGACGGCGACGGCACGTATCACGCCGACGACGCCGAGGCGATGCTCGAACCCCTCCGCACCGGTGAGGCGGCGCACGTCATCGGTGATCGCTTCGCCGACATGCGATCCGGCGCGATGACGTTTCTCAACCGGGTCGGCAACCGCCTCATCAACGCCGCCTTCGGCGTCATTCACCACGAGTCGTTCGGCGACATCCTCTCGGGCTACCGGGCGTTTACCCGCGAGTCGTTCGACCGGATGCATCTCACGGCCGACGGCTTCGGCATCGAGACGGAGATGGCCGTCGAGTGTGCCAAACGCGACATTCCGACGACGGTCGTTCCCATCACCTACTACCCCCGGCCCGCGGGGTCGAACACGAACCTCCACCCCATCCGCGACGGCGGGATCATCTTCCTCGAACTCTACCGGCGGGCGAAGACCAACAACCCCCTCTTCTACTTCGGGAGTCTGGGCACGGTGTCGACGGCGACGGGCTTTCTGGTCGCCCTCTACGTCGGCGTCGAGTGGGTGACCCAGCGCGTCTCCCACGAAGTGCTCGCCGTCGTCGCCGCGTTCGCCATCCTCGTCGGCGTCCAACTGCTGATGTTCGGCATGCTCGCGGATCTGATCCTCTCTCTGCACCGTGAGCAGTTGCGGGAGCGGGAGTGA